One window of the Diachasmimorpha longicaudata isolate KC_UGA_2023 chromosome 9, iyDiaLong2, whole genome shotgun sequence genome contains the following:
- the LOC135165896 gene encoding endocuticle structural glycoprotein SgAbd-8-like — protein MRTSVIIVFGLVVAVCAAADEPIAIVSQTQDGPNPDGSYKFAFETANGIKGEESGSVTGEGENAALQVQGSSSYKSSDGQDISLTYTANEEGFKPEGAHLPTPPPIPDLIKKALEWIEAHPSKENQ, from the exons ATGAGAACGTCGGTG ATTATTGTGTTCGGCCTGGTAGTGGCGGTATGTGCAGCAGCGGATGAGCCGATAGCCATTGTCAGTCAGACTCAGGACGGTCCGAATCCCGACGGATCCTACAAATTCGCATTCGAAACGGCCAACGGAATAAAAGGGGAGGAATCGGGCTCGGTGACAGGTGAGGGTGAGAATGCCGCGCTCCAGGTACAGGGATCATCATCCTACAAATCATCGGATGGACAGGACATATCGTTGACCTATACCGCTAACGAGGAGGGATTCAAGCCAGAGGGGGCGCATTTACCCACCCCCCCACCGATACCGGACCTCATCAAAAAGGCACTCGAGTGGATCGAGGCACATCCCTCCAAAGAGAATCAGTAA
- the LOC135166283 gene encoding cuticle protein CP14.6-like encodes MIFAAKFVAIAALVALVSSAPAGNEPNAPEVTIVKQSQDGPNPDGSYAYSYEASNGINVEEQGSLQPATNPDAENKEAMSVQGSYSYPDDNGNIIHVNYKADENGFQPEGAHLPVAAPIPEAILRALEWIAAHPEEDKAQ; translated from the exons ATGATCTTCGCAGCG aaaTTCGTAGCGATTGCGGCTCTCGTGGCCCTCGTATCATCTGCCCCGGCGGGCAACGAGCCGAATGCCCCGGAAGTTACCATCGTGAAGCAGAGTCAGGACGGCCCTAATCCAGACGGCTCATACGCATACAGCTACGAGGCCTCCAACGGCATCAACGTCGAGGAACAGGGCTCCCTCCAGCCGGCCACCAATCCCGACGCTGAAAATAAAGAAGCCATGAGTGTTCAGGGCAGTTATTCCTACCCCGATGACAATGGCAACATCATCCACGTGAACTACAAGGCCGACGAAAATGGCTTCCAACCAGAGGGTGCACACCTCCCAGTCGCAGCCCCAATACCAGAAGCCATTCTCAGGGCCCTCGAGTGGATCGCTGCACACCCTGAGGAGGATAAAGCCCAGTAA
- the LOC135166295 gene encoding pupal cuticle protein-like, whose product MYFPGLCKSLESGAVGAGIKVGCTLDGLRVARELHSDNHRSDILYGPAVLHFLEALTLKKYIFIVYQWNKRPPVAAQFGITMRTIIIAVAVVGIVSGQDLYFREPEKLKSESKNFGDTLGTYAVAYETEGGILQQEIGSRKYAGTPDEAQLIQGSVQYNAPDGTPISLSWTADEYGTQVSGSHLPTSPPIPPAIQRALDWISKQPTTEEPDYDNGEGRPAQVKASAPKAIASKDPKFRSQKKF is encoded by the exons ATGTACTTTCCCGGGTTATGTAAAAGCCTAGAGTCTGGAGCGGTTGGCGCAGGTATAAAGGTCGGCTGTACCCTCGACGGCCTAAGAGTTGCTCGCGAACTTCACTCCGACAACCATCGCAGTGATATTTTATATGGGCCAGCTGTGTTGCACTTTCTCGAGgcattaacattaaaaaaatatatatttatcgtGTATCAGTGGAACAAGCGGCCACCAGTTGCAGCTCAATTCGGCATCACGATGAGGACAATA ATTATTGCGGTGGCTGTCGTGGGGATCGTCAGTGGCCAGGATCTTTATTTTCGCGAacccgaaaaattgaaaagcgaGTCGAAGAATTTCGGCGACACACTCGGTACTTATGCAGTCGCTTATGAGACCGAGGGTGGAATTTTGCAGCAGGAAATTGGATCGCGAAAATACGCTGGCACCCCTGATGAGGCACAACTGATCCAGGGATCAGTTCAGTACAATGCCCCCGATGGAACCCCAATTTCCCTAAGTTGGACCGCTGACGAATATGGAACGCAAGTGTCCGGTTCCCATTTGCCAACTTCACCCCCTATTCCACCGGCGATTCAGAGAGCACTCGATTGGATTAGCAAACAGCCAACCACTGAGGAACCTGATTATGATAATGGAGAAGGACGTCCAGCTCAGGTCAAAGCGAGTGCACCCAAAGCGATAGCTTCCAAGGATCCCAAGTTCAGAAGTCAAAAGAAgttctaa
- the LOC135166294 gene encoding sodium- and chloride-dependent GABA transporter ine, with the protein MEGACVIESNRVNVPVQSIVTNSRGGMIKSKNVRKMSTMTEEGSEDVEMEDRMSNSTLSDPDDTASERDEGGSRERGRLLSSGSRKIVASSGSNGGLKRSSCSSESVREKSVKPSSSAGCGGNADCHDSTPKFYRDYGNNGGRLSRGMELSGGRYKYSSMRSLKSSAGGDEHHLHLQSVYQPPGGGWASIVFPDATGHTRNTNGFPDSVSIRSLASIGMGSSDGRKLTIRRVPTSPSELLNMVHPPTPVDDMSTCDSYDDGIEEDSRDYRQPKRPHWANKVQFVLACIGYSVGLGNVWRFPYLCYKSGGGVFLVPYFLILIVCGVPLLYMELAIGQFTRRGPIGALGQICPLFKGAGLSSVVISFLMSTYHNVIIAYAIYYFFTAFKADPPWSGCNNSWNTPACWTLDSTHDRTRLNTSRTPSEEFFDNKVLQISSGIEEPGILRWEIVACLVAAWVLVYFSIWKSIKSSAQVRYLTATLPFLLIFVFLTRSLTLEGAEKGLQFFFRPRWHLLADAKVWVNAAAQIFNSVGIAFGSMICFASYNKFHNNILVDTVAVSLINAFTSLLVGIFAFATIGNIAQEQNMSVEAVLTDGPGLVFVVYPQAMAKMPASQLWAVLFFFMLVCLSLNSQFAIVEVVVTSIQDGFPNWVKSNLLCHEMLVLIICTVSFLFGLPNVSQGGIFFFQLIDHYAASISIMFLAFFEVIAISWFYGVRRLSNNVKEMTGRMPSLYFRFCWLIAAPLLIMAVWVFSLIDYEPPTYGNGAYMYPLWAEALGWGIASLSLICIPAFAVYVLIRSDGINFTEKLRNAVRPHFEACKLCGEEYCTDPLHSTDDEVLKEPLHELNSLIHPNQVNFIPVKPQL; encoded by the exons ATGGAGGGTGCGTGTGTCATTGAATCGAATCGTGTGAATGTGCCAGTGCAATCGATCGTTACGAATTCTCGTGGTGGTAtgataaaatcaaaaaatgtTCGTAAAATGAGTACAATGACGGAGGAGGGCTCGGAGGACGTGGAAATGGAGGATCGGATGAGTAATTCGACCCTCTCGGACCCCGATGACACCGCCAGCGAGAGAGACGAGGGGGGGAGTAGGGAGAGGGGGAGATTATTGAGCTCCGGAAGTCGGAAAATTGTGGCATCATCGGGAAGCAACGGAGGATTGAAGAGATCCAGTTGCAGCAGCGAGAGCGTTCGGGAGAAATCGGTTAAACCATCGTCGTCGGCTGGATGTGGTGGTAACGCAGATTGTCATGATTCAACCCCAAAATTTTATCGGGATTACGGTAATAACGGGGGACGATTGAGCCGGGGAATGGAATTGTCCGGTGGTAGGTACAAGTACTCCAGCATGAGATCCCTCAAGTCAAGCGCTGGTGGCGATGAACATCATCTTCATCTGCAGAGTGTTTATCAACCACCTGGTGGGGGATGGGCGTCTATTGTGTTTCCGGATGCAACGGGACACACACGAAACACCAACGGATTTCCGGATTCTGTGTCCATTCGATCACTTGCGTCGATTGGTATGGGGTCCTCCGACGGTCGGAAACTTACCATTCGGAGGGTACCCACTTCCCCCTCGGAGTTACTGAATATGGTTCATCCACCGAC GCCAGTCGATGACATGTCAACGTGTGACAGTTACGACGATGGTATCGAGGAGGATTCGCGAGATTATCGACAACCGAAGAGGCCCCACTGGGCGAATAAAGTTCAATTCGTCCTCGCTTGCATCGGCTACTCTGTGGGCCTCGGAAATGTCTGGAGATTTCCGTATCTGTGTTACAAGAGTGGAGGAG gAGTATTTTTGGTCCCATATTTTTTGATCCTCATAGTCTGCGGAGTCCCACTGCTGTACATGGAGCTAGCAATTGGACAATTCACCCGACGAGGTCCAATCGGTGCTCTCGGACAAATATGTCCGCTGTTCAAAG GTGCGGGCTTGTCCTCGGTGGTGATATCATTCCTGATGTCAACATACCACAATGTGATAATAGCCTATgctatatattattttttcacggcATTCAAGGCCGATCCACCTTGGTCAGGTTGCAATAACTCCTGGAACACACCCGCCTGCTGGACCCTCGACTCAACGCACGATCGAACGAGGTTGAACACATCGAGAACACCGTCCGAGGAATTTTTCGA CAACAAAGTCCTGCAGATAAGCTCCGGAATAGAGGAGCCAGGAATCCTCCGATGGGAGATAGTGGCATGTCTGGTAGCTGCGTGGGTGTTGGTGTACTTTTCCATCTGGAAATCGATAAAATCATCAGCCCAAGTGAGGTACCTGACGGCGACGTTGCCCTTCCTCCTGATCTTCGTCTTCCTGACGCGCTCCCTGACCCTCGAGGGCGCCGAAAAGGGTTTGCAGTTTTTCTTTCGCCCCAGGTGGCACCTCCTCGCCGACGCCAAG GTTTGGGTCAACGCAGCTGCGCAAATATTTAACTCAGTGGGAATAGCGTTTGGTTCGATGATATGTTTCGCTAGTTACAACAAATTTCATAACAATATCCTCGTTGATACAGTAGCTGTGTCCCTGATAAACGCATTCACAAGCCTTTTAGTCGGAATATTTGCATTCGCAACGATTGGAAATATCGCGCAGGAACAGAATATGTCTGTGGAGGCTGTCCTGACGGATG GTCCCGGTCTCGTATTCGTCGTGTATCCCCAGGCAATGGCGAAAATGCCCGCGTCACAATTGTGGGCTGTGTTATTCTTCTTCATGCTCGTTTGCCTCTCGTTGAACAGCCAA tTTGCTATTGTCGAGGTTGTGGTAACGTCCATTCAGGATGGCTTTCCAAACTGGGTGAAGAGTAATCTTCTCTGTCACGAAATGCTTGTTCTCATTATATGCACAGTGTCATTTTTGTTTGGTCTTCCAAACGTATCGCag ggaggaatattttttttccaactgatAGATCACTACGCGGCATCAATCTCGATAATGTTCCTGGCGTTTTTCGAAGTAATAGCCATATCCTGGTTTTACGGTGTTCGAAGGCTATCAAATAACGTCAAAGAAATGACTGGACGAATGCCGTCCCTGTATTTCAGATTCTGCTGGCTCATCGCAGCTCCTCTACTCATAATG GCAGTGTGGGTGTTCAGTCTGATCGATTACGAGCCACCTACGTACGGAAATGGAGCGTATATGTATCCCCTGTGGGCAGAAGCACTTGGTTGGGGTATAGCATCGCTATCTCTAATTTGCATTCCAGCATTCGCTGTCTACGTTCTTATACGATCGGATGGAATTAATTTTACCGAG aaacTTCGTAATGCAGTTAGGCCTCACTTCGAGGCTTGCAAGCTCTGCGGTGAGGAATACTGTACGGATCCACTCCACAGTACCGATGACGAGGTGTTAAAAGAGCCCCTCCACGAGCTAAACAGTCTGATTCACCCGAATCAAGTAAATTTCATCCCCGTAAAGCCCCAGCTGTAG